The following proteins are encoded in a genomic region of Ostrinia nubilalis chromosome 1, ilOstNubi1.1, whole genome shotgun sequence:
- the LOC135077271 gene encoding A disintegrin and metalloproteinase with thrombospondin motifs 10-like produces MALRAEIVTVALLFVLRAGAPARFPDYFHGWWTDERGKHGPDSDVQVVYLPALLPREAQLSADRPYDNDIPLPYSFDAFGRSFELQLVPNRRLVSPQFQVWSDRGQEEPLSAVDASCHFQHSGAGAVAALSACRDHALHGLIVVDNSTYEVRPLPAGAGRAENGDGRTAHVIRRAPPPAPPFDDARPLRPRVRRPRAHYPHFKPPPSSYTIEIALFLDEAGYKLFHPFLNYNEGDLRDMLLAYINGVQALYQHSSLGTRIQLSLVRLTLLRAQPPSLPAHAERGRLLDAFCAYQRSLNVEDDDDPEHWDMALLLSGLDFFSEEGGRRNGVTMGLAPVGGVCLPAHACVVSEFGTTDALGRPYPSAGFTSVYILAHEIGHNLGMHHDGSGNSCARDGYIMSPSRGTNGEATWSVCSAQVVSDLQWATCLFDGADDLDTPNELKHEKFGEAPGAIWNAKKQCEILLRDSDAAPSPPGPAGEQCAQLACRTPHRAGFYYAGPALPGTPCGNQMVRSLCKKKKISDMWARQENIFFKCS; encoded by the exons GATTACTTCCATGGCTGGTGGACCGACGAGCGCGGCAAGCACGGGCCAGACAGTGACGTGCAGGTGGTGTACCTGCCAGCACTCCTGCCCCGAGAGGCACAGCTGTCAGCAGACAGACCGTATGATAATGACATCCCTTTGCCCTACAGCTTCGATGCTTTCGGAAG GAGTTTCGAGCTACAACTGGTGCCGAACCGGCGGCTAGTGTCGCCGCAGTTCCAGGTGTGGTCGGACCGAGGACAGGAGGAGCCACTGTCGGCCGTGGACGCCTCCTGCCACTTCCAGCACTCGGGCGCCGGCGCAGTGGCAGCCCTATCTGCGTGCAGGGACCATGCATTG CATGGCTTGATCGTAGTAGACAACTCTACATACGAAGTGCGCCCTCTGCCGGCGGGCGCTGGCCGCGCGGAAAACGGCGATGGTCGAACGGCGCACGTGATCCGACGAGCaccgccgcctgcgccgcctTTCGACGACGCGAGACCTCTACGACCACGCGTTCGGCGGCCTCGAGCTCACTACCCACACTTCAAACCACCACCTTCGAGCTACACCATCGAGATTGCACTTTTCTTGGACGAAGCTGGATACAAACTCTTCCATCCATTTCTGAATTACAATGAAGGTGACTTGCGCGATATGCTGCTGGCGTACATAAACGGG GTTCAGGCTCTATATCAGCACTCGTCTCTCGGTACCAGAATTCAGCTGTCCCTGGTACGCCTGACCCTGCTACGTGCACAACCGCCATCGCTGCCGGCGCACGCCGAGCGGGGGCGTCTTCTGGACGCGTTCTGTGCTTACCAAAGGTCTTTGAAcgttgaagatgatgatgatcctgAGCATTGGGATATGGCCCTGTTATTGTCTGG GCTGGACTTCTTCTCCGAGGAGGGCGGGCGGCGCAACGGCGTGACGATGGGCCTGGCTCCGGTGGGCGGCGTGTGCCTGCCGGCTCATGCATGCGTGGTCTCCGAGTTCGGCACCACGGACGCGCTGGGCAGGCCCTACCCCTCCGCCGGCTTCACCTCCGTCTACATCCTCGCGCACGAGATCGGGCATAA CTTGGGCATGCACCACGACGGCAGCGGCAATTCCTGCGCCCGCGACGGCTACATCATGTCTCCCTCGCGCGGCACCAACGGCGAGGCCACCTGGTCCGTCTGCAGCGCACAGGTCGTCTCGGACTTGCA ATGGGCAACATGTCTTTTTGACGGAGCTGATGACTTGGACACCCCCAACGAGCTCAAGCACGAGAAGTTCGGAGAAGCACCGGGAGCTATTTGGAATGCTAAAAAACAGTGCGAG ATACTCCTTCGCGACTCGGACGCAGCGCCGTCACCGCCGGGCCCCGCCGGCGAGCAGTGTGCTCAGCTGGCTTGCCGCACGCCTCACCGCGCCGGGTTCTACTACGCCGGGCCCGCGCTGCCCGGGACGCCTTGCGGGAATCAGATGGTTAGatctttatgtaaaaaaaaaaagatttcagACATGTGGGCTAGACAAGAAAATATATTCTTCAAGTGCTCATGA
- the LOC135075430 gene encoding uncharacterized protein LOC135075430, with the protein MGCAVFCRRAAGGGFYAPRVELNDAGLDPYFPDGTWCHHDGTQDYYCLQHHCLPENFKMTAQWHIWELPSEDIGGAFNARAFQTPDEETAAKIKAYLSLDDGGVPLVRSAFPPHLPEEPEDNWEVKDYVDIPPAPESDSQPHM; encoded by the exons ATGGGTTGCGCGGTGTTCTGCCGGCGCGCGGCGGGCGGAGGCTTCTACGCGCCACGAGTGGAGCTCAACGACGCTGGTCTCGACCCCTACTTCCCCGATGGAACCTGGTGCCACCATGATGGCACGCAGGACTACTACTGTCTACAGCACCACTGCTTGCCTGAG AATTTCAAAATGACTGCTCAGTGGCATATCTGGGAGCTGCCGAGCGAAGATATCGGTGGAGCTTTTAACGCGCGGGCCTTCCAGACGCCTGATGAGGAGACAGCGGCTAAGATCAAAGCATACCTTTCGCTAGACGATGGGGGGGTGCCCCTCGTCCGGTCAGCCTTCCCCCCGCACCTCCCTGAAGAGCCCGAAGATAACTGGGAGGTCAAAGACTACGTGGACATACCACCAGCCCCCGAGAGTGACTCACAACCTCACATGTAG